One segment of Gaiella occulta DNA contains the following:
- the ftsH gene encoding ATP-dependent zinc metalloprotease FtsH encodes MNRFFRSALFPLVVIVLLVYLASQTLIPRRDSQAKVTYSDLIAQVESGNVSDVTFNPNRQSIEAKLNTGEKVKVNYPTPQSQYAFQQLLEKNKITFDSKGVGTSTLWALVTSFLPFLLLIGFWIFLMNQMQGGGSKVMSFGKSRAKRMSPDTPKVLYKDVAGADEAVEELQEIKEFLENPKKFQALGARIPKGVLLYGPPGTGKTLLARATAGEAGVPFFSISGSDFVEMFVGVGASRVRDLFEQAKQASPCIIFIDEIDAVGRHRGAGMGGGHDEREQTLNQLLVEMDGFEVKDNVILIAATNRPDILDPALLRPGRFDRQIVVDRPDRKGRREILEVHSKGKPLAKELDLDVLAASTPGFTGADLANVINEAALLAARRGEKTIGQAELEEGIMRVIAGPEKKSRLFSEKERKITAYHEMGHALVGYYLEGTDDVHKISIVSRGQALGYTISLPTEDRYLTTKGTLMDQMAMTLGGRAAEELVFHEVTTGAANDLEKVTHTAKQMIMRFGMSEKLGPRVLGRNHDMPFLGREMGSEPDYSDEIAREIDDEIRRVIEEAHDSATRVLREHMDELHHLSAILIERETIDKDQFERLLAGEAEESVFPPEPPKAAEEPKAESEKKPALRPAPRTVPGAAMQPPPDPAAG; translated from the coding sequence GTGAACCGCTTTTTCCGCAGCGCGCTGTTCCCGCTCGTGGTGATCGTGCTGCTCGTGTATCTCGCGAGCCAGACGCTGATCCCGCGGCGTGACAGCCAGGCCAAGGTCACCTATTCCGACCTGATCGCCCAGGTCGAGAGCGGCAACGTCAGCGACGTCACGTTCAACCCGAACCGCCAGTCGATCGAGGCGAAGCTCAACACGGGTGAGAAGGTCAAGGTCAACTACCCGACACCGCAGTCGCAGTACGCGTTCCAGCAGCTGCTCGAGAAGAACAAGATCACGTTCGACTCGAAGGGCGTCGGCACGTCGACCCTGTGGGCGCTCGTCACCTCGTTCCTGCCCTTCCTGCTCCTGATCGGGTTCTGGATCTTCCTCATGAACCAGATGCAGGGCGGCGGCTCGAAGGTGATGAGCTTCGGCAAGAGCCGTGCCAAGCGCATGTCGCCCGACACGCCGAAGGTGCTCTACAAGGACGTCGCGGGCGCGGACGAGGCGGTCGAGGAGCTCCAGGAGATCAAGGAGTTCCTCGAGAACCCGAAGAAGTTCCAGGCCCTGGGAGCGCGCATCCCGAAGGGCGTCCTGCTGTACGGCCCGCCCGGCACCGGCAAGACGCTGCTCGCGCGCGCGACCGCCGGCGAGGCCGGCGTGCCCTTCTTCTCCATCTCGGGCTCGGACTTCGTCGAGATGTTCGTCGGCGTCGGCGCCTCCCGCGTGCGCGACCTCTTCGAGCAGGCGAAGCAGGCGAGCCCGTGCATCATCTTCATCGACGAGATCGACGCCGTCGGCCGCCATCGAGGGGCGGGCATGGGCGGCGGCCACGACGAGCGCGAGCAGACCCTGAACCAGCTCCTCGTCGAGATGGACGGCTTCGAGGTGAAGGACAACGTCATCCTGATCGCGGCCACCAACCGGCCGGACATCCTCGACCCGGCGCTGCTGCGCCCGGGCCGCTTCGACCGGCAGATCGTCGTCGACCGGCCCGACAGGAAGGGCCGTCGAGAGATCCTCGAGGTGCACTCGAAGGGCAAGCCGCTCGCGAAGGAGCTCGATCTCGACGTGCTCGCGGCCTCCACACCGGGGTTCACGGGCGCCGATCTCGCCAACGTGATCAACGAGGCGGCGTTGCTCGCGGCCCGCCGGGGCGAGAAGACGATAGGCCAGGCCGAGCTCGAGGAAGGGATCATGCGCGTGATCGCCGGCCCCGAGAAGAAGTCGCGCCTGTTCTCCGAGAAGGAGCGCAAGATCACCGCCTACCACGAGATGGGCCATGCGCTCGTCGGCTACTACCTCGAGGGAACCGACGACGTGCACAAGATCTCGATCGTCAGCCGCGGCCAGGCGCTCGGGTACACGATCTCGCTGCCCACCGAGGACCGGTACCTGACGACGAAGGGCACCCTGATGGATCAGATGGCGATGACGCTCGGCGGCCGTGCCGCGGAGGAGCTCGTCTTCCACGAGGTGACGACCGGTGCGGCGAACGACCTCGAGAAGGTCACGCACACCGCGAAGCAGATGATCATGCGCTTCGGCATGAGCGAGAAGCTCGGCCCGCGCGTGCTCGGCCGCAACCACGACATGCCGTTCCTCGGCCGCGAGATGGGCTCGGAGCCCGACTACTCGGACGAGATCGCGCGCGAGATCGACGACGAGATCCGCCGTGTCATCGAGGAGGCGCACGACTCCGCCACGCGCGTCCTGCGCGAGCACATGGACGAGCTCCACCACCTTTCGGCGATCCTCATCGAGCGCGAGACGATCGATAAGGACCAGTTCGAGCGCCTGCTCGCCGGCGAGGCGGAGGAATCGGTGTTCCCGCCGGAGCCGCCGAAGGCGGCCGAGGAGCCGAAGGCCGAGAGCGAGAAGAAGCCCGCCCTGCGGCCCGCTCCGCGCACGGTTCCGGGCGCGGCGATGCAGCCGCCGCCCGACCCCGCCGCCGGCTAG
- a CDS encoding S8 family peptidase, protein MRASPAAAAILGAAALLVPPPAAHAAAGATLVQLTPAAACSAAVDLVRAGATVVAPRLALYRLAPSAGRSLLARLRARGEVRLVEPDRTAGRLARLDFSDPLVPLEWWRAAVGVDTLTPPPAGRPVTIVDSGLDVSHPEFLGRPNTETLNAQEPAGIGGEHGTGVASLIAAPANGLGLVGIYPEALLRSWDAAKGAGTELATSEIVQGILAAANAGKGVINLSLGASTKDVVIEQAVYQALRAGSLVVAASGNDGDRGNPLGYPASIPHVLTVGATDRNDGVAPFSSRSRFVDLVAPGVDIPIATAIGKGFKLGDGTSYAAPLVSGAAAWVWTVRPQLDATQLFEVMRRSARDVGDPGRDDAAGFGVLDVQAALAYPAPVPDPLEPNDDVEFVRPGGLYDTSLPPLTTPTRRSTRVRARLTAAEDPRDLYRVWLPRGGRLTATASADSDVDLSLWRQGVTSVVGRGAVPYRLARAATAGTSERLTYRNAGPGRFAYLAVTFPRGVRDATYLLRVQS, encoded by the coding sequence ATGCGCGCCTCCCCCGCCGCCGCCGCGATCCTCGGCGCGGCTGCCCTGCTCGTCCCGCCCCCGGCCGCGCACGCCGCTGCCGGCGCGACGCTCGTACAGCTGACGCCGGCGGCCGCCTGCAGCGCCGCCGTCGACCTCGTCCGTGCCGGAGCGACGGTCGTGGCGCCGAGGCTTGCCCTCTACCGGCTCGCGCCGTCTGCCGGCCGCTCCCTGCTCGCACGGCTGCGCGCCCGCGGGGAGGTGCGGCTGGTCGAGCCGGACAGGACTGCCGGGAGGCTCGCGAGGCTCGACTTCTCCGACCCGCTCGTGCCGCTCGAATGGTGGCGCGCCGCCGTCGGCGTCGACACGCTGACGCCGCCGCCCGCCGGCAGGCCCGTGACGATCGTCGACTCCGGGCTCGACGTCAGCCATCCGGAGTTCCTCGGCCGTCCCAACACCGAGACGCTCAACGCGCAGGAGCCCGCCGGCATCGGCGGCGAGCACGGGACGGGCGTGGCGTCGCTGATCGCCGCTCCCGCCAACGGGCTCGGGCTCGTCGGCATCTACCCCGAGGCGCTGCTGCGCTCGTGGGACGCCGCCAAAGGGGCGGGCACCGAGCTCGCCACGAGCGAGATCGTGCAGGGCATCCTCGCCGCCGCCAACGCGGGGAAGGGCGTGATCAACCTCAGCCTCGGAGCGAGCACGAAGGACGTCGTGATCGAGCAGGCCGTCTACCAGGCGCTGCGCGCGGGATCGCTGGTCGTCGCGGCTTCCGGCAACGACGGGGATCGCGGCAACCCGCTCGGCTATCCCGCGAGCATCCCCCACGTCCTCACCGTCGGCGCGACCGACCGCAACGACGGCGTCGCGCCGTTCTCGAGCCGGTCGCGCTTCGTCGATCTCGTCGCCCCCGGCGTGGATATCCCGATCGCGACCGCCATCGGCAAGGGGTTCAAGCTCGGCGACGGGACGAGCTACGCGGCGCCGCTCGTGTCGGGCGCGGCGGCCTGGGTGTGGACCGTGCGGCCGCAGCTCGACGCGACCCAGCTCTTCGAGGTGATGCGGCGCTCGGCGCGCGACGTCGGAGACCCGGGACGCGACGACGCCGCCGGCTTCGGCGTGCTCGACGTCCAGGCGGCGCTCGCCTACCCGGCCCCCGTGCCGGATCCGCTGGAGCCGAACGACGACGTCGAGTTCGTGCGGCCGGGCGGCCTCTACGACACGTCGCTGCCGCCGCTGACGACCCCCACCCGGCGCTCGACGCGCGTACGGGCACGGCTGACCGCGGCCGAGGACCCGCGCGACCTCTACCGCGTCTGGCTGCCGCGGGGAGGCCGGCTGACGGCGACCGCGTCGGCCGACAGCGACGTCGACCTGAGCCTGTGGAGGCAGGGGGTGACGAGCGTGGTCGGGCGCGGCGCCGTCCCCTACCGGCTCGCACGGGCGGCGACGGCGGGCACGAGCGAGCGGCTCACGTATCGCAACGCGGGCCCCGGCCGCTTCGCCTACCTCGCGGTCACGTTCCCGCGGGGCGTGCGCGACGCGACCTATCTCCTGCGCGTGCAGTCGTAG
- the hpt gene encoding hypoxanthine phosphoribosyltransferase has protein sequence MSSAEQGVGEILIPEADVRTRVAELGAEISADYAGRDLLLVGVLKGAVFFMADLMRTLSVPCEIDFMAISSYGAATDSSGVVRILKDLDINIAGRNVLVVEDIIDSGLTLSYLMRSLRARKPAALEVCALLTKPERREIEVPVRYVGFEIPNRFVIGYGLDFAERYRNLPYIGVLHPDLVPGATR, from the coding sequence ATGAGCTCGGCCGAGCAGGGGGTCGGCGAGATCCTCATCCCCGAGGCCGACGTGCGCACGCGCGTCGCCGAGCTCGGGGCGGAGATCTCCGCCGACTACGCCGGCCGCGACCTGCTGCTCGTCGGCGTGCTCAAGGGCGCCGTCTTCTTCATGGCCGACCTGATGCGGACGCTGTCGGTGCCGTGCGAGATCGACTTCATGGCGATCTCGAGCTACGGGGCCGCGACGGACTCGTCGGGCGTCGTGCGCATCCTCAAGGACCTGGACATCAACATCGCCGGCCGCAACGTGCTCGTCGTCGAGGACATCATCGACTCGGGCCTCACCCTCTCCTACCTGATGCGCAGCCTGCGGGCGCGCAAGCCCGCCGCTCTCGAGGTCTGCGCGCTGCTGACCAAGCCGGAGCGGCGCGAGATCGAGGTGCCGGTGCGGTACGTCGGCTTCGAGATCCCGAATCGCTTCGTGATCGGCTACGGCCTCGATTTCGCCGAGCGCTACCGGAACCTGCCCTACATCGGCGTGCTGCACCCGGATCTCGTGCCCGGCGCGACACGCTAA
- a CDS encoding diguanylate cyclase, whose amino-acid sequence MNADSAPLRPARRPGSQLPPNAGVADPSRGTRVAVGMPLAGAAAAAAWLAHAGWSLGTSLPIALALMGAAAAAERLVFQIGPRSWYTASAPAVVLAALLGGPLLGVAAGISTQVVRSEAVWRRRLAEGGLASLQGIAAGVVGSASWSSGTGATAVAAGAMAAAVAVNSAGRALIMLERRAHPFRETWLRGFLVDVLEMVLLTPLLAVLLLASESDGVLVVATAAALLTALTIAQRSREATAVALAAEQENARRDQLTGAPNRRAFEEAMAAEHARIVRGALPAGLFVVDIDHFKSINDRFGHRVGDEVLIEGVRRLSDGLRPSDVVARWGGEEITVLAPGVRGRRQLEQFAERIRSLVADRPIATTTAAVPITVSVGGTLLDGSVAPLAALHRADEAMYAAKRTRDATAVSLPPLLTLRLESV is encoded by the coding sequence GTGAACGCCGACTCCGCGCCGCTACGCCCGGCCCGCCGGCCCGGCTCTCAACTGCCTCCGAACGCCGGCGTCGCCGACCCGTCCCGGGGCACCCGCGTCGCCGTGGGCATGCCGCTCGCCGGGGCGGCGGCAGCGGCCGCGTGGCTCGCGCACGCCGGCTGGTCGCTCGGCACGTCACTGCCGATCGCGCTCGCGCTGATGGGAGCGGCGGCTGCCGCGGAGCGCCTCGTCTTCCAGATCGGCCCCCGCAGCTGGTACACGGCCTCGGCGCCGGCCGTCGTGCTCGCCGCGCTGCTCGGAGGCCCGCTGCTCGGCGTCGCGGCGGGCATCTCGACGCAGGTCGTGCGCAGCGAGGCAGTGTGGCGGCGGCGGCTCGCCGAAGGCGGCCTCGCCTCGCTGCAGGGGATCGCCGCCGGCGTCGTCGGCTCGGCCTCGTGGTCGAGCGGGACCGGCGCGACCGCGGTCGCCGCGGGGGCGATGGCCGCGGCCGTCGCGGTCAACAGCGCGGGGCGCGCGCTCATCATGCTCGAGCGCCGCGCGCACCCGTTCCGGGAGACATGGCTGCGCGGCTTCCTCGTGGACGTCCTCGAGATGGTGCTGCTGACACCGCTGCTCGCGGTGCTGCTGCTCGCCTCGGAGAGCGACGGCGTCCTCGTCGTGGCGACCGCGGCGGCCCTGCTGACGGCGCTCACGATCGCACAGCGCAGCAGGGAGGCCACGGCTGTCGCGCTCGCCGCCGAACAGGAGAACGCTCGCCGTGACCAGCTCACGGGGGCGCCGAACCGGCGCGCGTTCGAGGAGGCGATGGCGGCCGAGCACGCGCGCATCGTGCGCGGCGCCCTGCCTGCGGGGCTCTTCGTCGTCGACATCGACCACTTCAAGTCGATCAACGACCGCTTCGGCCACCGCGTCGGCGACGAGGTGCTGATCGAGGGGGTGCGCCGCCTCAGCGACGGCCTGCGCCCGTCGGACGTCGTCGCCCGCTGGGGCGGCGAGGAGATCACCGTGCTCGCGCCCGGCGTGCGCGGCCGCCGCCAGCTCGAGCAGTTCGCCGAGCGCATCCGCTCGCTCGTCGCCGACCGGCCGATCGCGACGACGACCGCCGCCGTCCCGATCACGGTGTCGGTCGGGGGCACGCTGCTCGACGGCTCGGTGGCGCCGCTCGCGGCGCTGCACCGCGCCGACGAGGCGATGTACGCGGCCAAGCGGACGCGCGACGCGACGGCGGTGTCGCTGCCCCCTCTTCTGACGCTGCGGCTGGAAAGCGTCTGA
- a CDS encoding LysE family translocator translates to MIVEPAALALFALAALAILAVPGPAVVYIVTRSIHQGRGAGLASVLGIHVGTIVHLTAATAGLSAILVSSAAAFAVVKLLGAAYLVVIGVRVLLGKGGGTAERQRPQRRRRRDFAEGVVVNVLNPKTALFFLAFLPQFVDPARGRAWLQILVLGLTFIGLGLVTDSMWALAAGSAGETLRRSRRWAQLQRYVSGSVFVGLGFVTALTGSHRSAS, encoded by the coding sequence GTGATCGTCGAGCCGGCCGCGCTGGCGCTGTTCGCGCTGGCCGCGCTCGCCATCCTCGCCGTGCCGGGCCCGGCGGTCGTCTACATCGTCACGCGCAGCATCCACCAGGGCCGCGGCGCCGGCCTCGCCTCCGTGCTCGGCATCCACGTCGGCACGATCGTGCACCTGACGGCCGCCACGGCCGGTCTCTCCGCCATCCTCGTCTCGTCGGCGGCGGCATTCGCGGTCGTGAAGCTCCTCGGCGCCGCCTATCTCGTCGTCATCGGCGTGCGCGTGCTGCTCGGGAAGGGCGGCGGCACGGCCGAGCGGCAGCGCCCGCAGCGGCGCCGGCGGCGGGACTTCGCCGAGGGCGTCGTCGTGAACGTGCTCAACCCCAAGACGGCGCTGTTCTTTCTCGCCTTCCTGCCGCAGTTCGTCGACCCGGCGCGGGGCCGGGCGTGGCTGCAGATCCTCGTGCTCGGCCTCACCTTCATCGGCCTCGGCCTCGTCACCGACTCGATGTGGGCGCTGGCGGCCGGCTCGGCCGGCGAGACGCTGCGGCGCAGCCGCCGCTGGGCGCAGCTGCAGCGCTACGTGTCGGGCTCGGTCTTCGTCGGCCTCGGCTTCGTCACGGCGCTGACCGGCTCGCACCGGTCGGCATCCTGA
- a CDS encoding tRNA dihydrouridine synthase, which yields MHVDLRESWAIGPVEVPTRLVLAPMAGVSVQAFRRQGRRFGAGLVCSEMVSCAGIEHRNEKTLGYLRVAADEHPLAIQIFGSDPAAMGEAARMVEAAGADIVDINFGCPVRKVTKTGAGATLLDDPELACRIVAAVADAVEIPVSVKMRRGLRDGSWDCLSVGPRLVEAGARSLTLHPRSAQQMYTGSADHRLTAELVDLVDVPVIASGDITSRAKAQAVLATTGAAAVMVGRGAQGNPWALREIVDGDGGEPTREEVVAELVLFIRETVRELGERRASGFLKKFYGWYLGRGRFPRPFKQELVVLDATGEVERRLLAAAPGALALIDELEAGLPHGDEITLELPISIYGGG from the coding sequence ATGCACGTCGACCTGCGCGAGAGCTGGGCGATAGGCCCCGTTGAGGTGCCGACACGGCTCGTCCTGGCGCCGATGGCGGGCGTCAGCGTGCAGGCGTTTCGCCGCCAGGGCCGCCGCTTCGGCGCCGGCCTCGTGTGCTCGGAGATGGTCTCGTGCGCGGGCATCGAGCACCGCAACGAGAAGACGCTCGGCTACCTGCGCGTCGCCGCCGACGAGCACCCGCTCGCGATCCAGATCTTCGGCTCCGACCCCGCCGCGATGGGCGAGGCCGCCCGCATGGTGGAGGCGGCCGGCGCCGACATCGTCGACATCAACTTCGGCTGCCCGGTACGCAAGGTCACCAAGACCGGCGCGGGCGCCACCTTGCTGGACGACCCGGAGCTCGCGTGCCGGATTGTCGCAGCGGTGGCGGATGCGGTCGAGATCCCCGTCTCGGTGAAGATGCGGCGCGGCCTGCGCGACGGCTCGTGGGACTGTCTCAGCGTCGGGCCGCGCCTCGTCGAGGCGGGTGCGCGCTCGCTGACGCTGCACCCCCGCTCGGCGCAGCAGATGTACACCGGCAGCGCCGACCACCGGCTGACCGCGGAGCTCGTCGACCTCGTCGACGTGCCCGTGATCGCCTCCGGCGACATCACCTCGCGCGCGAAGGCGCAGGCGGTGCTCGCGACGACGGGCGCCGCCGCCGTCATGGTGGGACGCGGCGCGCAGGGCAACCCGTGGGCGCTGCGGGAGATCGTCGACGGCGACGGCGGCGAACCGACGCGCGAAGAGGTCGTCGCCGAGCTCGTGCTGTTCATCCGGGAGACCGTCCGCGAGCTGGGCGAGCGCCGCGCGTCCGGGTTCCTGAAGAAGTTCTACGGCTGGTACCTCGGGCGCGGGCGCTTCCCGCGGCCGTTCAAGCAGGAGCTGGTCGTGCTCGACGCGACCGGAGAGGTCGAGCGGCGGCTGCTGGCGGCAGCCCCCGGCGCGCTGGCGCTGATCGACGAGCTCGAGGCCGGGCTGCCGCACGGCGACGAGATCACGCTCGAGCTGCCGATCTCGATCTACGGCGGCGGCTGA
- a CDS encoding type III pantothenate kinase translates to MLLAVDVGNTQTVLGVYEGERLVEHWRLATERTRTGDELGVLLGGMLDFESVDGICLSSTVPTLIREWVRLAERWAQAPVLVVGPGVKTGIPIRYDDPREVGPDRIVNSVAAKARYGAPVIVVDFGTSTNFDVVSPAGEYVGGVLAPGIETSMEALFARAARLVKVDYVEPPSVIGKTTVGGLQSGVVYGFAGQVDGIVTAIRGELGVEARVIATGGLAELVAPHSSTIESVDPFLTLDGLRLVWEANA, encoded by the coding sequence ATGCTCCTGGCCGTCGACGTCGGCAACACCCAGACCGTCCTCGGCGTCTACGAGGGCGAGCGCCTCGTCGAGCACTGGCGGCTCGCGACGGAGCGCACGCGCACGGGTGACGAGCTCGGCGTCCTGCTCGGCGGCATGCTCGACTTCGAGTCCGTCGACGGCATCTGCCTGTCGTCGACGGTACCGACGCTGATCCGGGAGTGGGTGCGCCTTGCCGAGCGCTGGGCGCAGGCGCCCGTGCTCGTCGTCGGCCCCGGCGTCAAGACGGGCATCCCGATCCGCTACGACGACCCGCGCGAGGTCGGCCCCGACCGGATCGTCAACTCGGTCGCCGCGAAGGCGCGCTACGGCGCGCCGGTCATCGTCGTCGACTTCGGCACCTCGACCAACTTCGACGTCGTCTCGCCCGCCGGCGAGTACGTCGGCGGCGTGCTCGCGCCCGGGATCGAGACGTCGATGGAGGCGCTGTTCGCGCGGGCTGCGCGGCTCGTCAAGGTCGACTACGTCGAGCCGCCGAGCGTGATCGGGAAGACGACGGTGGGCGGCCTGCAGTCCGGCGTCGTGTACGGGTTCGCTGGCCAGGTCGACGGCATCGTGACCGCGATCAGGGGCGAGCTCGGCGTCGAGGCGCGCGTGATCGCCACGGGCGGGCTCGCGGAGCTCGTCGCGCCGCACAGCAGCACGATCGAGTCCGTCGATCCGTTCCTCACCCTCGACGGCCTGCGCCTCGTCTGGGAGGCCAACGCGTGA
- a CDS encoding DUF2469 family protein produces MSHLDELDEFEAKLELELKREYTAVFGLFRYCILTQDATYLCNRLDLKVVPQASYPFFHIQMEDVWVWDKNRPTRMIPRAEVYTSGDVTVEELRGEGDEPKLTAAGLAERIGEPLAQDDDTI; encoded by the coding sequence ATGAGCCATCTCGACGAGCTCGACGAGTTCGAGGCGAAGCTCGAGCTCGAGTTGAAGCGGGAGTACACGGCCGTCTTCGGCCTCTTCCGCTACTGCATCCTCACCCAGGATGCGACGTATCTCTGCAACCGGCTCGATCTCAAGGTCGTGCCGCAGGCGAGCTACCCGTTCTTCCACATCCAGATGGAGGACGTGTGGGTGTGGGACAAGAACCGACCCACGCGCATGATCCCGCGCGCGGAGGTGTATACGTCGGGGGACGTCACCGTCGAGGAGCTCCGCGGCGAGGGCGACGAGCCGAAGCTGACCGCCGCGGGGCTGGCCGAGCGGATCGGCGAGCCGCTGGCGCAAGACGACGACACGATCTAG
- the greA gene encoding transcription elongation factor GreA gives MKDVLVTPEGYENLVRELEMLRTHKRREIAERIRVAREFGDIAENAEYDDAKNEQAMLEHKIAQLEERLLNARVIDTGDVDTSVVSVGSVVRLRDVDAKETVEYHIVGSAEANPAERKLSNESPVGRAILGRKKGETVEVTTPRGSTLRFKIMEIKAA, from the coding sequence GTGAAGGACGTGCTCGTCACCCCCGAGGGCTACGAGAACCTCGTGCGGGAGCTGGAGATGCTCCGCACCCACAAGCGCCGCGAGATCGCCGAGCGGATCCGCGTCGCCCGCGAGTTCGGCGACATCGCCGAGAACGCGGAGTACGACGACGCCAAGAACGAGCAGGCGATGCTCGAGCACAAGATCGCCCAGCTCGAGGAGCGGCTCCTGAACGCGCGTGTCATCGACACGGGCGACGTCGACACGAGCGTCGTCTCGGTCGGCTCCGTCGTGCGGCTGCGCGACGTGGACGCCAAGGAGACGGTCGAGTACCACATCGTCGGTTCGGCCGAGGCGAACCCCGCCGAGCGCAAGCTCTCGAACGAGTCGCCTGTCGGTCGCGCCATCCTCGGGCGCAAGAAGGGCGAGACCGTCGAGGTGACGACCCCGCGCGGCAGCACGCTGCGGTTCAAAATCATGGAGATCAAGGCGGCCTGA
- the folP gene encoding dihydropteroate synthase, with the protein MTRLLRLDDPWRRPSVMGVLNVTPDSFTDGGRFASAADAAAAARAMVDDGAAVVDVGGESTRPGASRVDVDEELRRVVPVLELLEGIPVSIDTSKAEVARRALALGAAMVNDVTALRGDPELAGVVAAAGALVCLMHMQGDPRTMQVAPRYDDVVDDVAAFLEQRLAAAVAAGIREERVCLDPGIGFGKTPDQNLELVRCLDRIVAIGRPVLVGLSRKSTLGKVLGEPAARAGTVDASVGAAVAAFDRGASLFRVHDVRPHVEALAVAAAVERGRVA; encoded by the coding sequence ATGACGAGACTGCTGCGACTCGATGACCCGTGGCGGCGCCCGTCGGTGATGGGTGTGCTCAACGTCACGCCGGACAGCTTTACCGACGGCGGGCGCTTCGCGTCGGCGGCGGACGCGGCCGCAGCCGCACGCGCGATGGTCGACGACGGCGCCGCCGTCGTCGACGTCGGCGGCGAGTCGACGCGGCCGGGAGCGTCCCGCGTCGATGTCGACGAGGAGCTTCGCCGCGTCGTGCCGGTGCTCGAGCTGCTCGAGGGGATCCCGGTCTCGATCGACACCTCGAAGGCGGAGGTCGCACGCCGGGCGCTCGCGCTGGGGGCGGCGATGGTGAACGACGTGACGGCGCTGCGGGGCGACCCCGAGCTCGCGGGCGTCGTCGCAGCCGCCGGCGCGCTCGTCTGCCTGATGCACATGCAGGGAGACCCGCGCACGATGCAGGTGGCTCCGCGCTACGACGACGTCGTCGACGACGTGGCGGCCTTTCTCGAGCAGCGCCTCGCCGCCGCCGTCGCGGCCGGCATCCGCGAGGAGCGCGTGTGTCTCGATCCCGGGATCGGCTTCGGCAAGACGCCCGACCAGAACCTCGAGCTCGTGCGGTGCCTCGACCGGATCGTCGCCATCGGCCGGCCCGTCCTCGTCGGGCTGTCGCGCAAGAGCACGCTCGGGAAGGTGCTCGGCGAGCCCGCCGCCCGCGCCGGCACGGTGGACGCGTCGGTCGGCGCCGCGGTCGCCGCCTTCGACCGCGGCGCCTCGCTCTTCCGCGTCCACGACGTGCGCCCCCACGTCGAGGCGCTCGCCGTCGCCGCGGCGGTGGAGCGGGGAAGGGTGGCATGA
- the folK gene encoding 2-amino-4-hydroxy-6-hydroxymethyldihydropteridine diphosphokinase has translation MARAYVGLGANLGDREETLRLAVELLAAAEGVTVVGVSSLRETDPVGYLDQPRFLNGAVAVETELEAGALLEALLRIERELGRTREGPRFGPRTVDLDLLLFDAVAVDEPGLTVPHPRLHERRFALEPLAELDPALVVPGRGTVSELLAQLD, from the coding sequence GTGGCACGGGCGTATGTCGGTCTCGGCGCGAACCTCGGCGACCGGGAGGAGACGCTGCGCCTGGCCGTCGAGCTGCTCGCCGCCGCCGAGGGGGTCACCGTCGTCGGCGTGTCGTCGTTGCGCGAGACCGATCCGGTCGGCTACCTCGACCAGCCCCGCTTCCTCAACGGCGCCGTCGCCGTCGAGACGGAGCTCGAGGCCGGAGCGCTGCTCGAGGCCCTCCTGCGGATCGAGCGGGAGCTCGGCCGCACGCGCGAGGGGCCGCGCTTCGGGCCGCGAACCGTCGACCTCGACCTTCTCCTCTTCGACGCCGTCGCCGTCGACGAGCCCGGGCTCACCGTCCCGCATCCGCGCCTGCACGAGCGGCGCTTCGCGCTCGAGCCGCTCGCGGAGCTCGACCCGGCGCTCGTCGTCCCGGGCCGCGGCACCGTTTCCGAGCTCCTCGCGCAACTCGACTAG
- the folB gene encoding dihydroneopterin aldolase, with protein MTIELHGIVLHGYHGVLEHERRDGQRFLVDVELDLADEAAARRDRIEDAVDYRGVVARVREISDARAYQLLEAFTAAVADALLAELPVVAVRVRVRKPDVELDPPVAYAAVRVERRAGSSPGSAATTARAGDRSRRARPAGT; from the coding sequence ATGACGATCGAGCTGCACGGCATCGTGCTGCACGGGTACCACGGCGTGCTCGAGCACGAGCGGCGCGACGGCCAGCGGTTCCTCGTCGACGTCGAGCTCGACCTCGCGGACGAGGCGGCGGCCCGCCGCGACCGCATCGAGGATGCCGTCGACTACCGTGGCGTCGTCGCCCGCGTGCGCGAGATCTCCGATGCGCGCGCCTACCAGCTCCTCGAGGCGTTCACGGCGGCGGTCGCCGATGCGCTGCTCGCCGAGCTGCCTGTCGTCGCGGTGCGGGTACGCGTGCGCAAGCCCGATGTCGAGCTGGATCCACCCGTCGCGTACGCGGCCGTGCGCGTCGAGCGCCGGGCGGGATCCTCGCCCGGGAGCGCAGCTACGACTGCACGCGCAGGAGATAGGTCGCGTCGCGCACGCCCCGCGGGAACGTGA